GCCCAAGTTCGCCCTTGTTTCATGGGTGCCCCCACCCCATGGTCATCTCAAGGTAAACTTTAATGACAGTCGGTCGATGGACGGTGGTTCTAAAGGTGTGgattttgtgatcagagactcCCTGGGCAGGTTGATAGCTGCTGAGGGCCGTCGCATGCCAGGGCTCACCGTTATTGGGGCAGAGCTGCGGGCTGCTTGGGAGGGCTTATCCTATGTGATGAGGGTCCTCGGTGCCGTGCGGGTGCATCTCGAAGAGGACTCTTCTGCGATGATCGACTGGATCCAAGATGCGGATAGATACGGTGACGGTCACCCGCTCATCTTAGAGATCCGGAGATTTGTTCAGGAGATGGGTGATTTTCAGGTAGCACATATGTACCGGAAGGCGAACAGAGCAGTTGACTGGGTCGTCTCC
Above is a genomic segment from Phoenix dactylifera cultivar Barhee BC4 unplaced genomic scaffold, palm_55x_up_171113_PBpolish2nd_filt_p 000283F, whole genome shotgun sequence containing:
- the LOC103704730 gene encoding uncharacterized protein LOC103704730, giving the protein MDVLEDSWVTEQPINQLPTMVDSTRIAGYRVCDLMDPDGGRWREELIQEVFREQLAVMIMGLPVPIREVPDRNAGLFEGRRWSSRMVVDRAVLHAGEVTGATALFSSGMARDIWDTLSAVTAPKFALVSWVPPPHGHLKVNFNDSRSMDGGSKGVDFVIRDSLGRLIAAEGRRMPGLTVIGAELRAAWEGLSYVMRVLGAVRVHLEEDSSAMIDWIQDADRYGDGHPLILEIRRFVQEMGDFQVAHMYRKANRAVDWVVSYVARHSEEFL